From Halanaeroarchaeum sulfurireducens, a single genomic window includes:
- a CDS encoding HEWD family protein, giving the protein MSAQIRTPTHRTCVRCGREERYDEEEKVWKVTDAVGDIYCIHSWDITGEFTPVVQ; this is encoded by the coding sequence ATGAGCGCCCAGATTCGCACACCCACGCATCGAACCTGCGTACGATGTGGACGGGAAGAACGTTACGACGAGGAGGAGAAGGTATGGAAAGTAACCGACGCTGTCGGCGACATCTACTGCATCCACTCCTGGGATATCACGGGCGAGTTCACACCGGTCGTGCAGTGA
- a CDS encoding DUF5784 family protein, with the protein MAKPLRFRYSPRGWSDGEITDRLYRDLNDNLGATRKDPWFRAPDGYDAARFEMANGDVALFATSDSEGFWLGNTETPSALWRTEKFGFEEVPYEVSRWAQRELLAQLYDESPWLEPYPHVAWFFLPVFLSKDGRESSREFFRDHTAGFPDADPEVALGLYESLLRTGSLDRYRYTMAGKLGTSPVVDRTRMASAMAEFNTAKLLVDAGHDIEPEAPVSTGHSIDYRVEDGETVSLVEVTRPAPPHRRRTSNPISAVRSTAETKVNGQLDEHAGGVVLFVDCSGFRDDDWAAVRDERPDVRHRPAVVYRIRPDGSAEGYSKGEVQLGLPTVQPVD; encoded by the coding sequence GTGGCTAAACCTCTTCGTTTCCGGTACTCACCCCGGGGCTGGTCGGACGGCGAGATCACCGACCGGCTGTACCGCGATCTGAACGATAACCTCGGCGCGACGCGGAAGGACCCGTGGTTCCGAGCCCCAGACGGGTACGACGCCGCCCGGTTCGAAATGGCCAACGGCGACGTGGCGCTGTTTGCAACCTCGGATTCGGAGGGATTCTGGCTCGGCAACACGGAGACGCCGAGTGCACTCTGGCGGACCGAAAAGTTCGGATTCGAGGAGGTGCCGTATGAAGTGTCCCGATGGGCACAGCGGGAGTTGTTGGCACAGTTGTACGACGAATCCCCCTGGCTGGAACCGTACCCCCACGTCGCCTGGTTTTTCCTGCCAGTGTTCCTCTCGAAGGACGGTCGGGAGTCCTCGCGGGAGTTCTTCCGAGACCACACTGCCGGCTTTCCCGACGCGGACCCCGAGGTCGCCCTCGGCCTCTACGAATCCCTTCTCCGCACCGGATCGCTGGACCGGTATCGATACACGATGGCGGGGAAACTGGGAACCTCACCGGTCGTCGATCGGACACGGATGGCGAGCGCGATGGCCGAGTTCAACACGGCGAAACTTCTCGTCGACGCCGGGCACGATATCGAGCCGGAAGCGCCCGTTTCGACGGGTCACTCGATCGACTACCGCGTCGAGGATGGCGAGACGGTCTCGCTCGTCGAGGTCACGCGACCTGCACCGCCCCATCGCCGCCGAACCTCGAACCCCATCTCTGCGGTCCGGAGCACGGCCGAGACAAAGGTCAACGGTCAGCTCGACGAGCACGCGGGTGGCGTGGTGCTGTTTGTCGACTGTTCGGGGTTCCGTGACGACGACTGGGCCGCCGTCCGCGACGAACGTCCCGACGTTCGACACCGCCCCGCGGTCGTCTACCGGATCCGACCCGATGGGTCCGCCGAGGGCTATTCGAAAGGGGAAGTACAACTCGGACTTCCGACAGTTCAGCCCGTCGACTAA
- a CDS encoding GNAT family N-acetyltransferase: MTDVHVAAPSIEDVADITSLWVALVEDQREHGAHLLGEENRADGRAVIEQYVHADGLAIAREGEGKLVGFVMFHVERGLYEQDVRRGIVENVFVVPDRRGEGIGSRLLDFAESELADRNAAVVALSVLADNEAAREWYRERGYHPHRLTMERSIDETES; the protein is encoded by the coding sequence GTGACGGACGTGCACGTCGCTGCGCCGTCGATCGAAGACGTTGCGGACATTACCTCGCTATGGGTCGCGCTCGTCGAGGACCAGCGCGAACACGGGGCCCACCTGCTCGGTGAAGAGAACCGGGCCGACGGTCGGGCCGTCATCGAGCAGTACGTCCATGCCGACGGACTCGCCATCGCCCGGGAGGGCGAGGGGAAGCTGGTCGGTTTCGTCATGTTCCACGTCGAACGCGGTCTTTACGAGCAGGATGTGCGACGAGGGATCGTCGAAAACGTCTTCGTCGTCCCGGACCGCCGCGGCGAGGGCATCGGATCGCGATTACTCGATTTTGCCGAGTCCGAACTCGCGGACCGAAACGCGGCGGTCGTCGCTCTGTCGGTTCTGGCGGATAACGAGGCGGCCCGGGAGTGGTATCGGGAACGGGGCTACCATCCCCACCGGCTCACGATGGAGCGATCGATCGACGAAACGGAGTCCTGA
- a CDS encoding phosphoglycerate kinase has translation MGFQTLDDLTVAGRAVGVRVDINSPLGENAELADDARLRAHVDTLSELLERGGRVAILAHQGRPGGDAFEGLASHATRLDELLDAPVDFTDTTFSTAAREAIDDLPNGQAILLENTRFYSEEYMEFEPQRAARTHLVGRLAPHLDAFVNDAFAAAHRSQPSLVGFAHALPSYAGRIMEREIEVLGNVQSTPTPRAYVIGGAKIPDSMTIIRHSLDQGLADEILTTGLVANVFLLAAGHDLGDGSADVVYERGHWEQIDRAADLLESYPEKIHLPTDVAIERQNRRVEIGVEDLPPAGDEAVMDIGTDTVETYSDILATVGTTILNGPAGVFEESTFETGTRKLFDVVSDSGFSIVGGGDTSAAVRRFDITGFDHISTGGGAALRMLTGEPLPAIEALEA, from the coding sequence CGAGCTGGCCGACGACGCTCGGCTCCGGGCCCACGTCGATACGCTGTCTGAACTCCTCGAACGGGGTGGTCGGGTCGCGATACTCGCACATCAGGGCCGACCGGGCGGTGACGCGTTCGAGGGGCTCGCCTCCCACGCGACCCGGCTGGACGAATTACTCGACGCGCCCGTCGATTTCACGGACACCACGTTTTCGACCGCCGCTCGCGAGGCGATCGACGACCTCCCGAACGGTCAGGCGATCCTTCTCGAGAACACGCGATTTTACAGCGAGGAATACATGGAGTTCGAACCACAGCGGGCGGCGCGGACACATCTCGTCGGCCGACTCGCACCCCATCTCGACGCCTTCGTCAACGACGCGTTCGCCGCGGCACACCGGTCCCAGCCCTCGCTCGTCGGGTTCGCACACGCGCTACCGTCGTACGCCGGACGGATCATGGAACGAGAGATAGAGGTCCTGGGGAACGTCCAGAGCACTCCCACGCCACGGGCGTACGTCATAGGCGGAGCGAAAATCCCCGATTCGATGACGATCATTCGGCATAGCCTCGACCAGGGCCTCGCGGACGAAATCCTCACGACCGGGCTCGTCGCGAACGTCTTTTTGCTCGCGGCGGGGCACGACCTGGGCGACGGGTCCGCCGACGTGGTCTACGAACGGGGCCACTGGGAGCAGATCGACAGGGCTGCAGATCTGCTCGAATCGTATCCCGAGAAGATCCACCTCCCGACAGACGTCGCCATCGAGCGCCAGAACCGCCGCGTCGAGATCGGTGTCGAGGACCTCCCGCCTGCTGGTGACGAGGCCGTTATGGATATCGGAACCGACACGGTCGAGACGTACAGCGATATCCTTGCGACGGTCGGAACCACGATACTCAATGGCCCGGCCGGCGTGTTCGAGGAGAGCACCTTCGAGACGGGTACCAGGAAGCTGTTCGATGTCGTGTCCGATTCCGGATTCAGTATCGTGGGCGGCGGCGATACGAGCGCGGCCGTTCGTCGTTTCGATATCACTGGATTCGATCACATCTCTACGGGTGGCGGGGCCGCCCTTCGGATGCTGACCGGAGAACCCCTCCCGGCAATCGAGGCACTCGAAGCGTGA